Proteins encoded in a region of the Drosophila sechellia strain sech25 chromosome 2L, ASM438219v1, whole genome shotgun sequence genome:
- the LOC6617274 gene encoding splicing factor 3B subunit 1, whose product MENIPRTHEDIEAQISVIQEKKTELAKTTAAAAGVGLLDSGGFFDSDLYDDDAAKGKGRYEGYNTSIAANDAEEVDEDEDDGFPVPQKRTTYTAPASVLKDVTQGKEDVDPMADRRRPTIADREDEYRQKRRHIIISPDRADPFADGGKTPDVGSRTYTDIMREQMLKGEESELRRRILEKTKEGTLVKTVTSSSASNGDLPAPKDGGRKRGRWDQTVSDSFIPAKMATPSSAATPTWEDKTPGDHRWDETPGHKGSETPGATPGLGTRIWDATPAHAVTPGHETPGHEKSARRNRWDETPKTERETPGHSGWAETPKPDRTGSGGGSESISIESTPGASKRRSRWDETPSNATPAITPTNASAMTPNMTPSMTPHVTPGHATPMLTPGGSTPIGVKAMAMATPSAGALAAMTPEQLQAYRWEKEIDERNRPYTDEELDQIFPPGYKILPPPAGYVPLRTPGRKLMATPTPIAGTPAGFFIQVEDKNAKFMDNQPKGQNLPFMKPEDAQYFDKLLVDVNEDSLSPEELKERKIMKLLLTIKNGSPPMRKSALRQITDKAREFGAGPLFNQILPLLMSPTLEDQERHLLVKVIDRVLYKLDDLVRPYVHKILVVIEPLLIDEDHYARIEGREIISNLAKAAGLATMISTMRPDIDNIDEYVRNTTARAFAVVASALGIPSLLPFLKAVCKSKKSWQARHTGIKIVQQIAILMGCAILPHLKALVEIIEHGLVDEQQKVRTITALAIAALAEAATPYGIESFDSVLKPLWKGIRTHRGKGLAAFLKAIGYLIPLMDAEYANYYTREVMLILIREFQSPDEEMKKIVLKVVKQCCATDGVEPQYIKEEILPHFFKFFWNHRMALDRRNYRQLVDTTVEIANKVGASEIINRVVDDLKDENEQYRKMVMETVEKIMGNLGAADIDSRLEEQLIDGILYAFQEQTTEDVVMLNGFGTIVNQLGKRVKPYLPQICGTILWRLNNKSAKVRQQAADLISRIAVVMKTCQEEKLMGHLGVVLYEYLGEEYPEVLGSILGALKAIVNVIGMTKMTPPIKDLLPRLTPILKNRHEKVQENCIDLVGRIADRGPEYVSAREWMRICFELLELLKAHKKAIRRATVNTFGYIAKAIGPHDVLATLLNNLKVQERQNRVCTTVAIAIVAESCRPFTVLPALMNEYRVPELNVQNGVLKSLSFLFEYIGEMGKDYIYAVCPLLEDALMDRDLVHRQTACSAIKHMSLGVYGFGCEDALTHLLNYVWPNIFETSPHLVQAFMDSVDGLRVSLGPIKILQYTLQGLFHPARKVRDVYWKIYNSLYIGGQDALIAGYPRITNDPKNQYERYELDYTL is encoded by the exons atggaaaatattccGCGAACACATGAAG ATATCGAGGCACAGATCAGCGTGATCCAGGAGAAGAAGACGGAGCTGGCCAAGACTACTGCCGCAGCAGCCGGTGTGGGATTGCTGGACAGCGGAGGATTCTTCGACAGCGACTTGTACGACGATGATGCCGCCAAGGGGAAGGGGCGCTACGAGGGGTATAACACCTCCATTGCGGCCAACGACGCCGAGGAAGTcgatgaggatgaggacgacGGCTTCCCTGTGCCCCAGAAACGCACCACGTACACGGCGCCGGCCTCCGTGCTGAAGGACGTGACCCAGGGCAAGGAGGATGTGGATCCCATGGCAGACCGCAGGCGTCCAACGATTGCCGATCGGGAGGATGAGTACAGGCAGAAGAGACGTCACATCATCATCTCCCCAGATCGAGCGGATCCCTTTGCCGATGGCGGGAAAACCCCAGATGTGGGCTCTCGCACATACACGGACATCATGCGGGAGCAGATGCTAAAGGGCGAGGAATCTGAGCTCCGCCGAAGAATCCTGGAGAAAACCAAGGAGGGAACTCTGGTTAAGACCGTTACATCGTCGTCAGCTTCAAATGGGGACCTGCCTGCACCAAAGGACGGCGGCAGAAAGCGAGGCAGATGGGACCAGACGGTCAGCGATAGCTTCATCCCGGCCAAGATGGCCACGCCAAGCAGCGCAGCTACCCCAACTTGGGAAGAT AAAACTCCTGGTGACCACCGTTGGGATGAGACTCCGGGTCACAAGGGTAGCGAGACGCCAGGAGCGACGCCGGGACTGGGCACCCGCATCTGGGACGCCACTCCGGCCCACGCTGTGACTCCAGGACACGAGACGCCTGGACACGAGAAATCGGCCCGCCGAAATCGCTGGGACGAGACCCCGAAAACGGAGCGTGAGACTCCCGGACACAGCGGATGGGCCGAGACTCCAAAGCCAGATCGCACAGGCAGCGGAGGCGGTTCGGAGAGCATATCAATCGAGTCCACCCCCGGGGCCTCCAAACGTCGCTCTCGCTGGGATGAAACTCCATCGAATGCTACTCCGGCTATTACGCCCACAAATGCCAGTGCCATGACTCCAAATATGACTCCCAGTATGACGCCACATGTGACTCCGGGACATGCTACTCCCATGCTGACGCCCGGAGGCAGTACTCCTATCGGAGTCAAAGCAATGGCCATGGCCACGCCCTCTGCAGGAGCTCTGGCTGCGATGACACCAGAGCAATTGCAAGCCTATCGCTGGGAAAAGGAAATCGACGAGAGAAACAGGCCATACACAGACGAAGAATTGGACCAAATCTTTCCTCCTGGTTACAAAATTCTACCGCCACCAGCTGGATATGTTCCACTGCGCACTCCCGGGAGAAAGCTGATGGCCACGCCTACGCCAATTGCTGGCACCCCAGCCGGTTTCTTCATCCAAGTGGAGGACAAGAATGCCAAATTCATGGATAACCAACCAAAGGGGCAAAATCTGCCCTTCATGAAACCAGAGGATGCGCAATATTTTGACAAGCTCCTTGTGGACGTGAACGAAGATTCTCTGTCGCCTGAGGAACTCAAGGAGCGCAAGATAATGAAGCTACTGCTGACCATCAAGAACGGCTCGCCACCAATGAGGAAGTCGGCCTTGAGGCAGATTACGGACAAAGCAAGGGAATTCGGAGCAGGACCTTTGTTCAACCAGATTCTTCCGTTGCTTATGTCGCCCACATTGGAGGACCAAGAGCGTCATTTATTAGTGAAGGTAATTGATCGTGTTTTGTACAAACTGGACGATTTGGTGCGACCCTATGTGCACAAGATTTTGGTGGTCATTGAACCGCTGCTGATTGATGAAGATCACTACGCTCGCATAGAAGGCAGAGAAATCATTTCCAACCTGGCCAAGGCCGCAGGTTTGGCGACCATGATCTCCACTATGAGACCGGACATTGACAACATCGATGAGTATGTGCGAAACACCACAGCGCGTGCCTTTGCCGTGGTCGCTTCAGCTTTGGGAATTCCCTCTTTACTGCCCTTCCTAAAAGCCGTATGCAAGTCGAAAAAATCCTGGCAAGCGCGGCACACTGGCATCAAAATTGTCCAGCAGATTGCCATCCTGATGGGATGTGCTATATTGCCGCATCTTAAAGCTCTGGTAGAGATTATCGAGCACGGACTAGTGGACGAGCAGCAGAAGGTACGCACAATTACAGCCTTGGCCATTGCTGCCTTGGCAGAGGCAGCCACTCCGTACGGCATTGAATCCTTCGATTCCGTGCTGAAGCCGCTTTGGAAGGGTATTCGCACTCATCGCGGCAAAGGTCTGGCCGCCTTCCTCAAGGCTATTGGCTATTTGATTCCCCTGATGGACGCCGAGTACGCTAATTACTATACGCGTGAAGTGATGTTGATTCTTATCCGCGAGTTCCAGTCTCCAGATGAGGAAATGAAAAAGATTGTACTAAAGGTGGTGAAGCAATGTTGCGCCACCGATGGTGTGGAACCGCAGTACATCAAAGAGGAGATTCTTCCGCACTTTTTCAAGTTCTTCTGGAATCACCGCATGGCCCTGGACAGACGTAACTACCGCCAGCTAGTGGACACCACCGTGGAGATTGCCAACAAGGTGGGCGCCTCTGAGATCATCAATCGTGTGGTGGATGACCTGAAGGATGAGAACGAGCAGTACAGGAAAATGGTGATGGAAACAGTGGAGAAGATCATGGGCAACCTAGGAGCAGCAGACATCGATTCGCGCTTGGAGGAGCAGCTTATCGATGGCATTCTCTATGCCTTCCAGGAGCAGACCACCGAGGATGTGGTGATGTTGAATGGTTTCGGCACCATCGTGAATCAGCTGGGCAAGCGAGTTAAGCCCTATTTGCCCCAGATTTGTGGAACGATTCTATGGCGGTTGAACAACAAATCCGCGAAAGTTCGTCAGCAGGCAGCGGATCTGATCTCGAGGATAGCGGTAGTGATGAAAACGTGCCAGGAGGAGAAGCTAATGGGACACTTGGGCGTTGTGCTTTACGAGTACTTGGGTGAGGAGTATCCCGAAGTACTGGGTAGCATCCTGGGAGCCCTGAAGGCCATCGTAAACGTGATTGGAATGACCAAAATGACGCCTCCTATCAAGGATTTACTGCCTCGTCTTACACCCATCCTAAAGAATCGTCACGAGAAGGTGCAAGAGAACTGTATTGACCTGGTGGGACGAATTGCAGATCGAGGACCTGAGTATGTGTCCGCTCGCGAGTGGATGCGAATTTGTTTTGAGCTTCTGGAGTTGCTCAAGGCCCACAAGAAGGCCATTAGGAGAGCTACTGTGAACACCTTTGGCTACATTGCCAAAGCCATTGGTCCCCACGACGTGCTCGCTACTCTACTGAATAATCTCAAGGTACAGGAGCGTCAGAACCGCGTGTGCACCACAGTGGCCATTGCCATCGTGGCCGAGTCTTGTCGACCTTTTACCGTGCTCCCTGCTCTGATGAACGAGTACCGAGTGCCCGAGCTCAACGTCCAGAATGGTGTATTGAAGTCCCTGTCTTTCCTGTTTGAATACATCGGAGAAATGGGCAAGGATTACATATACGCAGTCTGTCCACTTCTGGAAGATGCCCTCATGGACCGAGATCTTGTCCACCGGCAAACCGCCTGCTCTGCCATCAAGCACATGTCACTGGGAGTGTATGGTTTCGGCTGCGAGGATGCTTTGACGCATCTTCTCAACTACGTGTGGCCCAACATTTTTGAGACGTCCCCCCATCTTGTACAAGCCTTCATGGATTCCGTGGACGGGTTAAGGGTGTCCCTGGGACCCATTAAGATCCTGCAATACACGCTACAGGGACTCTTCCACCCCGCTCGCAAAGTGAGAGACGTTTACTGGAAGATCTACAATTCGCTGTACATTGGAGGTCAAGACGCCCTGATTGCCGGCTATCCGCGGATTACTAATGATCCCAAGAACCAGTATGAGCGGTACGAACTGGACTACACGCTATAA
- the LOC6617276 gene encoding uncharacterized protein LOC6617276 — MKSWEIAVVLFAAVYLCSQVNFVAGLECYVCSNQTGNTEKCLNTIKTCEPFENVCGTEIRWGSQPYFSEGALKQYYVSKRCMTKEQCQSKRKRYMQLYCTHIWYEDWACNECCKGDRCNYFVISGAPSRQGYGVCLTLLTALLGLGSWLIPRS, encoded by the exons ATGAAATCGTGGGAGATAGCTGTGGTGCTATTCGCCGCTGTTTACTTGTGTTCGCAAG TAAACTTCGTGGCCGGTTTGGAGTGCTATGTGTGCTCCAACCAGACTGGCAACACGGAGAAGTGCCTGAACACCATCAAGACCTGCGAGCCCTTTGAAAACGTCTGCGGTACGGAGATCCGCTGGGGATCACAGCCGTACTTCTCGGAGGGTGCCCTGAAGCAGTACTACGTGTCCAAGAGGTGCATGACCAAGGAGCAGTGCCAGTCCAAGAGGAAGCGCTATATGCAACTGTACTGCACCCACATTTGGTACGAAGATTGGGCATGCAACGAGTGCTGCAAGGGTGATCGGTGCAACTACTTTGTGATT AGTGGCGCTCCTTCAAGACAAGGCTATGGAGTCTGTTTAACCCTGCTCACCGCACTTTTAGGACTTGGATCTTGGCTTATTCCACGCTCTTAG
- the LOC6617275 gene encoding inositol polyphosphate multikinase, which translates to MAKSDQELPDGFLQLKTQVAGHTFEESNAEAVGLLQDSKAGCVLKPLGKPECGERELRFYESLAEAGASGDNDLLALLRGHVPRFYGPLKLVVNRRERTFLRLEDLTRSYAKPCVMDVKMGKRTWDPESSPNKRKLEEAKYVMCKQKLGLCLPGFQVYLPKEEHTQETTILRHGKDYGKSLNVEGFKQTMALFFNASTSDSKSRRAGCELLLKEVLRQLQEILAWFQRQRLLHFYASSLLICYDYSRLADPPKSQSLINGYHQNEDDPASWVRVKMIDFAHVYPAEHGLPDENYMFGLQSLIEVVQLILHR; encoded by the coding sequence ATGGCCAAGAGTGATCAGGAGCTGCCCGATGGATTTCTCCAGCTAAAGACACAGGTTGCGGGTCACACATTCGAGGAAAGCAACGCGGAGGCAGTGGGTCTTCTGCAGGACTCGAAGGCGGGATGCGTACTTAAGCCTCTGGGGAAGCCGGAGTGCGGCGAACGGGAGCTGCGCTTCTATGAGTCACTCGCAGAGGCAGGTGCTTCAGGTGATAATGACCTTCTGGCGCTGCTCCGCGGTCACGTCCCCCGGTTTTACGGCCCCCTAAAACTGGTTGTGAATCGGCGCGAGCGCACGTTCCTGCGCCTGGAAGACCTCACGCGATCGTACGCAAAGCCGTGCGTCATGGACGTGAAGATGGGTAAACGAACCTGGGATCCAGAGTCCTCGCCCAACAAACGAAAGCTGGAGGAGGCGAAGTACGTTATGTGCAAGCAAAAGCTGGGCCTTTGCTTGCCGGGATTCCAAGTTTACCTTCCCAAGGAGGAGCACACTCAGGAGACCACTATCCTGCGCCACGGGAAAGACTACGGAAAGAGCTTGAATGTGGAGGGATTCAAGCAAACTATGGCCCTGTTTTTCAATGCCAGCACAAGTGATTCCAAGAGCAGGAGAGCGGGCTGTGAGTTGCTTTTAAAGGAAGTACTCCGCCAGCTGCAGGAGATCCTAGCGTGGTTTCAACGGCAGCGCCTGCTGCATTTCTATGCCAGTTCTTTGCTCATCTGCTACGACTATTCAAGACTGGCCGATCCCCCAAAGAGCCAGTCCTTGATAAACGGCTACCACCAAAATGAAGATGACCCCGCCAGTTGGGTGCGGGTCAAAATGATCGACTTTGCTCATGTTTACCCGGCAGAACATGGCTTGCCGGACGAAAACTACATGTTCGGTCTGCAGAGCCTGATAGAAGTCGTCCAATTAATACTCCACCGATGA